A stretch of Geomonas oryzisoli DNA encodes these proteins:
- a CDS encoding ATP-binding response regulator codes for MQKDKILIVDDEADIALILKLQLEDAGFETERARDGVEALEAIEREPFSLIMLDIKMPRMDGLEVLSRIRSDQTPVVMMTAHGSEDIAVDAMKKGALDYISKPFSSDDMLQKVARAIGIDRTRKENAKLQRQLDEERLKMAAVLQGMADLLLAVDLQGTIIMASRQAESVLSGEGDLRGKVLEEVLKGEVPGGELPARTVLRTGEPCLDVAYQLQVGGQLVPVLSSAAPLKNAAGELVGSVEIIRDISKLKELEQEKEDFVSMLSHDLKSPITAVVGSIDLVREAKLGPITPDQREYLNAAIESCEEMVEMIDTLLGIHKFEAGKMKLSFRDEDPAALINRSVAKFQTPAQRGEIKLFTTIPPGLPPVSADRSSFNRIMGNLLSNAVKFTPEGGEIEVSADLVQDPTTVTGNVPEQNYAAQQLPDAGDFVRIRVRDSGVGIPKEALGSIFDRFVQARNRRQGKTRGTGLGLAFCRKAVDAHDGYIWAESEPGAGSVFTILLPAQPEEPEE; via the coding sequence ATGCAAAAGGATAAGATTCTCATAGTGGATGACGAGGCGGACATCGCCCTCATCCTCAAGCTGCAGCTCGAAGACGCCGGTTTCGAAACGGAGCGGGCCCGCGACGGGGTGGAGGCGCTGGAGGCGATAGAGCGCGAGCCCTTCTCGCTGATCATGCTGGACATCAAGATGCCCCGCATGGACGGCCTGGAGGTTTTGAGCCGGATCCGCAGCGACCAGACCCCGGTGGTGATGATGACCGCCCACGGCAGCGAGGACATCGCGGTCGACGCCATGAAGAAGGGGGCGCTCGACTACATCTCCAAACCCTTCTCCTCCGACGACATGCTGCAGAAGGTGGCACGCGCCATCGGCATCGACCGGACCAGGAAGGAGAACGCCAAGCTGCAACGGCAGTTGGACGAGGAGCGCCTCAAGATGGCGGCGGTGCTCCAGGGGATGGCGGACCTCCTGCTGGCGGTCGACCTGCAGGGAACGATCATCATGGCGAGCCGGCAGGCGGAGAGCGTCCTTTCCGGGGAGGGAGACCTCAGGGGCAAGGTGCTGGAAGAGGTGCTGAAGGGGGAGGTCCCGGGTGGGGAACTTCCGGCGCGGACCGTCTTACGCACCGGGGAGCCCTGCCTGGATGTCGCCTACCAGCTTCAGGTCGGCGGACAGCTGGTGCCGGTGCTTTCCTCGGCGGCGCCGCTCAAAAACGCCGCCGGCGAACTGGTCGGGAGCGTCGAGATCATCCGGGACATCTCCAAGCTGAAAGAACTGGAGCAGGAGAAGGAGGACTTCGTCAGCATGCTGTCGCACGACCTGAAGTCCCCGATCACCGCCGTGGTTGGCTCCATCGATCTGGTGCGCGAGGCGAAGCTCGGCCCGATCACCCCGGACCAGCGCGAGTACCTGAACGCCGCCATCGAGAGCTGCGAGGAGATGGTGGAGATGATAGACACCCTGCTCGGCATCCACAAGTTCGAGGCGGGCAAGATGAAGCTCAGCTTCAGGGACGAGGACCCCGCCGCCTTGATCAACCGCAGCGTCGCCAAGTTCCAGACTCCGGCTCAACGAGGGGAGATCAAGCTGTTCACCACCATCCCCCCCGGCCTGCCTCCCGTCTCGGCGGACCGCTCCTCCTTCAACCGCATCATGGGGAACCTCCTCTCCAACGCGGTGAAGTTCACCCCCGAAGGTGGTGAGATCGAGGTGTCGGCCGACCTGGTGCAGGACCCGACCACGGTAACGGGAAACGTCCCGGAGCAGAACTACGCGGCGCAGCAGCTCCCCGATGCGGGGGACTTCGTCCGGATCAGGGTGCGCGACAGCGGGGTCGGCATCCCCAAGGAAGCGCTGGGCTCCATCTTCGACCGCTTCGTCCAGGCCAGGAACCGCCGCCAGGGGAAGACCCGCGGCACCGGTCTTGGGCTTGCCTTCTGCAGGAAGGCCGTCGACGCCCACGATGGTTACATCTGGGCCGAGAGCGAGCCGGGTGCCGGCAGCGTCTTTACCATCCTCCTTCCAGCACAGCCGGAGGAGCCCGAGGAGTGA
- a CDS encoding PAS domain-containing sensor histidine kinase has protein sequence MALQETDAGYRELFEENPEAMWVCHRETKRFLAVNEAALRLYGYRRNQFLELDLSHLGVVEPPAGDRDRVAPCLQRRLDGAELELQLTWHPVTFQEEPAHLVLVRRLAPGSEEGDQSGLRQQVTEQLAQLEAAHRELEAFSYSVSHDLRAPLRHIDGFSRALLDDYGDKLGNQGQEYLTRICQATGKMAQLIDAVLQLVRAGRSELEPRGVDLSVKAQVIALELKHNEPERQVEFEIPDGIKAEADPKLARQLLEILIGNAWKFSSKTAGARIRFGQKEEGGERIYFVGDNGAGFDMAYAEKLFTVFHRLHRADEFEGSGVGLAIAQRIVTRHGGRIWAESAPGEGATFYFTLERGAIDNGQLTIDNEKRAASN, from the coding sequence GTGGCACTGCAAGAAACCGATGCGGGATACCGGGAGCTGTTCGAGGAAAACCCCGAGGCGATGTGGGTCTGCCACCGCGAGACGAAGCGGTTTTTGGCGGTCAACGAGGCGGCGCTCAGGCTGTACGGCTACCGTCGCAACCAGTTCCTGGAACTGGACCTCTCCCACCTCGGAGTTGTGGAGCCCCCCGCCGGTGACAGGGACCGGGTAGCCCCCTGTCTGCAGCGCAGGCTGGACGGCGCGGAGTTGGAACTGCAGCTCACCTGGCACCCGGTCACCTTTCAGGAAGAGCCGGCCCACCTGGTCCTGGTGCGGCGGCTCGCACCGGGTTCGGAAGAGGGGGACCAGTCGGGGTTGCGGCAGCAGGTGACCGAGCAGTTGGCCCAACTGGAGGCGGCGCACCGGGAGCTGGAGGCCTTCAGCTATTCCGTTTCCCACGACCTGCGGGCTCCGTTGCGGCACATCGACGGGTTCAGCCGTGCGCTCCTTGACGATTACGGCGACAAGCTCGGCAACCAGGGGCAGGAATACTTGACCCGCATCTGCCAGGCGACCGGTAAGATGGCGCAGCTCATCGATGCCGTTTTGCAACTGGTGCGGGCCGGACGTTCCGAATTGGAGCCCAGGGGCGTCGATCTGAGCGTCAAGGCCCAGGTGATCGCACTGGAGTTGAAGCACAACGAGCCGGAGCGTCAGGTCGAGTTCGAGATCCCGGACGGTATCAAGGCGGAGGCCGACCCGAAGCTGGCGCGGCAGCTCCTCGAGATACTGATCGGCAACGCCTGGAAGTTCAGCTCCAAGACCGCCGGGGCCCGGATCCGCTTCGGGCAGAAGGAAGAGGGCGGGGAACGGATCTACTTCGTCGGCGATAACGGCGCCGGTTTCGACATGGCCTACGCGGAGAAGCTCTTCACGGTATTCCACAGGCTGCACCGCGCCGACGAGTTCGAGGGGAGCGGTGTCGGGCTCGCCATCGCCCAGCGCATCGTGACCCGCCACGGCGGCAGGATCTGGGCCGAAAGCGCCCCCGGGGAGGGAGCGACCTTCTATTTCACGCTGGAACGCGGTGCAATTGACAATGGACAATTGACGATTGACAATGAAAAGCGCGCTGCCAGTAATTGA
- a CDS encoding hybrid sensor histidine kinase/response regulator — protein MVSKELKLLLVEDSQEDSLLLVRELVRGGYKLEHQRVETAEGMQFALERCKWDVVISDYRMPSFDALGALQVLHESGQDIPFIIVSGKIGEDLAVAAMKSGASDYLMKGNLARLVPVVERELRESAERRTHRQTQDKVRRGKAEWESVFDAVSDLIIITDAEGVISRCNGRVKAYFPGGYDAVLGKRIDEIFFGAQQPEGEVFRFLHSQGEADEDVRFPNLSGWYNVTSYPMRIEGNDRGFVHIIKDITKRREVEEEKRTSDRELLTLYAVAFRLQYTKGVEKVMGDLLFQLHNMLQMDFSCIHLFEGERLRMRASLGLSPAFEKAMKSLPADEEWSRLAQSGRPFLGEEPDARFPEKAKKAAVAMGLHSWCTVPLKIGQEVMGVMTVGTLSGRSYSDRDVFLLCSIAGQLAVLIDNYSLYDKMKEKAEELYKSKMELKENLQKVKRANIELGRLNTAKNNFIGIASHELKTPITSIMGGAEFLLKYAGIPMSPEQHSILASVYEGTVQLRKLVEDLLSISRIETQGPLAQKKPANLMQVCREVHNLFALPLSERHINVTIGGDEADVPVDEGFVTLAIRNLMENAIKFTHDGGEVRLSGRVVKHAQLKELTPTLRQFYSAFPNNIATAQNYYLLQVSDNGIGIPADERVRIFGKFYGVGDIAHHSSGDTAFMSKGSGLGLSIVRGIMDAHEGVVWVEEAAGGGSTFFLLFPLQN, from the coding sequence ATGGTTTCCAAAGAGCTCAAACTTCTGCTGGTTGAGGATTCCCAGGAAGACAGCCTGCTGCTGGTCCGGGAGCTGGTGCGCGGCGGGTACAAGCTGGAGCACCAGAGGGTGGAGACTGCCGAGGGGATGCAGTTCGCGCTGGAACGATGCAAGTGGGATGTCGTCATCTCCGACTACCGCATGCCCTCGTTCGATGCCTTGGGCGCGCTCCAGGTGCTGCACGAAAGCGGGCAGGACATTCCCTTCATCATCGTCTCCGGCAAGATAGGTGAGGACCTGGCCGTCGCCGCGATGAAATCGGGCGCCAGCGACTACCTCATGAAAGGGAACCTGGCCCGCCTGGTGCCGGTGGTGGAACGCGAGTTGCGCGAGTCCGCGGAACGCCGGACGCACCGGCAGACCCAGGACAAGGTGCGCCGCGGCAAGGCGGAGTGGGAATCGGTTTTCGACGCGGTCTCCGACCTCATCATCATCACCGACGCCGAAGGGGTAATCTCCCGCTGCAACGGCCGGGTCAAGGCCTACTTCCCCGGCGGGTACGATGCGGTGCTCGGCAAGCGCATCGACGAGATCTTCTTCGGAGCCCAGCAGCCCGAGGGGGAGGTGTTCCGGTTCCTGCACAGCCAGGGGGAAGCCGACGAGGACGTCCGCTTCCCCAACCTGAGCGGCTGGTACAACGTGACCAGTTACCCCATGCGCATCGAGGGGAACGATCGCGGTTTCGTGCACATCATCAAGGACATCACCAAGCGGCGCGAGGTCGAGGAAGAGAAGCGGACCAGCGATCGCGAGCTCCTCACCCTCTACGCGGTCGCCTTCCGCCTGCAGTACACCAAGGGGGTGGAAAAGGTGATGGGAGACCTCCTGTTCCAACTGCACAACATGCTGCAGATGGACTTCTCCTGCATCCACCTCTTCGAAGGGGAACGGCTCAGGATGCGGGCCTCGCTGGGGCTCTCCCCCGCCTTCGAGAAGGCCATGAAGTCGCTGCCTGCCGACGAGGAGTGGAGCAGGCTGGCGCAGAGCGGGCGGCCATTTCTGGGCGAGGAGCCGGACGCGCGCTTCCCGGAGAAGGCCAAGAAGGCGGCCGTCGCCATGGGGCTGCACTCCTGGTGCACGGTGCCCTTGAAGATCGGCCAGGAAGTGATGGGGGTAATGACGGTGGGGACACTGTCGGGGCGCAGCTACAGCGACCGCGACGTCTTCCTGCTCTGCTCCATCGCCGGTCAGCTCGCCGTCCTCATCGACAACTACAGCCTGTACGACAAGATGAAGGAGAAGGCCGAAGAGCTGTACAAGAGCAAGATGGAGCTCAAGGAAAACCTGCAGAAGGTGAAGAGGGCCAACATCGAGCTGGGGCGGCTCAACACCGCCAAGAACAACTTCATCGGCATCGCCTCTCACGAGCTGAAGACGCCGATCACCTCCATCATGGGGGGGGCGGAGTTCCTGCTGAAGTATGCCGGCATCCCGATGTCGCCGGAGCAGCACAGCATCCTCGCCTCGGTGTACGAAGGGACGGTGCAATTGAGGAAGCTGGTCGAGGATCTCTTGTCCATCTCAAGGATCGAGACCCAGGGACCGCTGGCCCAGAAGAAGCCGGCCAACCTGATGCAGGTCTGCCGCGAGGTGCACAACCTCTTCGCACTGCCGCTTTCCGAGCGGCACATCAACGTGACTATCGGCGGAGACGAGGCCGATGTGCCGGTCGACGAGGGGTTCGTCACCCTGGCGATCCGCAACCTCATGGAAAACGCCATCAAGTTCACCCACGACGGGGGCGAAGTGCGGCTTTCCGGGCGGGTCGTGAAGCATGCGCAGTTGAAGGAACTGACCCCCACCCTGCGCCAGTTCTACTCAGCGTTCCCGAACAACATCGCCACCGCCCAGAATTACTACCTGTTGCAGGTGAGCGACAACGGCATCGGCATTCCCGCCGACGAGCGGGTGAGGATATTCGGCAAGTTCTACGGAGTGGGCGACATCGCGCACCACTCTTCCGGCGACACTGCCTTCATGTCCAAGGGATCCGGGCTCGGGCTCTCCATCGTGCGCGGAATCATGGATGCCCACGAGGGGGTGGTGTGGGTGGAAGAGGCCGCAGGCGGCGGCAGCACCTTCTTTCTGCTTTTCCCACTGCAAAATTAA
- a CDS encoding ABC transporter ATP-binding protein, with protein sequence MTHAITLHDITKSYDGFTAVDAFSLEVQRGTVFGLLGPNGAGKTTLIKILTTLMRPTLGDAFVEGHSVLTAGKEVRRMIGVVPQENNLDRYLTARENLALHARLHGMRPAAYNPRLDELLEMTGLAARQHDFPDTFSGGMQRRLVVARALVHEPRVLFLDEPTTGLDPQSRRSLWDHIRGLRRSMTVFLTTHYMDEADALCDRIMIMDHGKSLVDGTATQLKDAFSRAHTYQVEFRNNADRYQGVLAGLPFVKGVERDGSLFQITLADEESIKPLMDHLSGSDIRRICLKEPTLEDVFISLTGEKVRE encoded by the coding sequence ATGACTCACGCTATTACGTTGCATGACATCACCAAGAGCTACGACGGCTTCACGGCCGTGGACGCCTTCTCGCTGGAGGTGCAGCGCGGCACCGTCTTCGGCCTGTTGGGTCCCAACGGCGCCGGCAAGACCACCCTGATCAAGATCCTCACCACCCTGATGCGCCCTACCCTCGGCGACGCCTTTGTCGAGGGACACAGCGTCCTCACCGCGGGCAAGGAGGTCCGCCGGATGATCGGCGTGGTCCCCCAGGAAAACAACCTGGACCGCTACCTGACCGCGCGCGAGAACCTCGCCCTGCACGCCAGGCTGCACGGCATGCGCCCCGCCGCCTACAACCCGCGCCTCGACGAGCTCCTGGAGATGACCGGGCTCGCCGCACGCCAGCACGACTTTCCCGATACCTTTTCCGGAGGGATGCAGCGCCGCCTGGTGGTGGCGCGCGCCCTGGTGCACGAACCGAGGGTCCTCTTCCTCGACGAGCCGACCACCGGCCTCGATCCCCAGTCCAGGCGCTCCCTTTGGGACCACATCCGCGGGTTGCGCCGGAGCATGACCGTCTTTTTGACCACCCACTACATGGACGAGGCCGATGCCCTGTGCGACCGGATCATGATCATGGATCACGGCAAGAGCCTCGTTGACGGCACCGCCACGCAGTTGAAGGATGCCTTCTCGCGGGCCCACACCTACCAGGTCGAGTTCCGCAACAATGCCGACCGCTATCAGGGGGTGCTGGCCGGCCTCCCCTTCGTGAAGGGGGTGGAGCGTGACGGGAGCCTGTTCCAGATCACCCTGGCCGACGAAGAGTCGATAAAGCCGCTCATGGACCACCTCTCCGGCTCCGACATCCGCCGCATTTGCCTGAAGGAGCCCACCCTCGAGGACGTGTTCATCTCGCTGACCGGGGAGAAGGTCAGGGAGTAA
- a CDS encoding ABC transporter permease: protein MFRGAFSIWGRDMLVLKRSIFSELVSVIAYPLTLYLAFGFGLKGYITDVNGVPYPLFIAPGLISMTAVNAAFDESSWSMWFHRKVQRTIEEYRVTPVTVYDIVIGKIFSGFSQGAVKATVVFLVILVLTPFRIDYANLPMYLLCIALSSMTFSCLGTICGTVIDKPENIGRVQSVVIVPLIFMAGIFFPLSSYPSSILPLIQVLPTTAVFEGARDAMLTGAIPSQYLVNLVLSAAICFTIAVYTFNRKMAE, encoded by the coding sequence ATGTTTAGGGGCGCTTTTTCCATCTGGGGCAGGGACATGCTGGTGCTCAAGCGCAGCATCTTCTCGGAGCTCGTCTCCGTGATCGCTTACCCCCTCACCCTCTACCTCGCCTTCGGCTTCGGCCTCAAGGGGTACATCACCGACGTGAACGGCGTCCCCTACCCTCTCTTCATCGCACCCGGCCTCATCTCGATGACGGCGGTCAACGCGGCCTTCGACGAGAGCTCCTGGAGCATGTGGTTCCATCGCAAGGTGCAGCGCACCATCGAGGAGTACCGCGTCACCCCGGTCACCGTGTACGACATCGTTATCGGGAAGATCTTCTCCGGCTTCTCCCAGGGGGCGGTCAAGGCAACGGTGGTCTTCCTGGTCATCCTCGTCCTCACCCCCTTCCGCATCGATTACGCGAACCTGCCGATGTACCTTCTGTGCATCGCACTGTCCTCGATGACTTTCTCCTGCCTCGGCACCATCTGCGGTACTGTCATAGACAAACCGGAAAACATCGGGCGGGTGCAGTCGGTAGTCATAGTGCCGCTCATCTTCATGGCGGGCATTTTCTTCCCGCTTTCATCGTATCCTTCATCCATCCTGCCGCTGATACAGGTTCTACCCACCACCGCGGTATTCGAGGGCGCGCGTGACGCGATGCTCACAGGAGCGATCCCGTCACAGTACCTGGTCAACCTGGTGCTGAGCGCAGCCATCTGTTTCACCATCGCCGTATACACCTTCAACCGCAAGATGGCGGAATAA
- a CDS encoding radical SAM/SPASM domain-containing protein, giving the protein MAEEFVPKWIAWETTQRCNLKCVHCRCSSEMTSSEGDFTTEEGKKLLKEIADFSKPVVVLSGGEPLMRPDIFELAEYGTSLGLRMCMATNGSLVTDEVCEKMKKADIKMVSLSLDGSCAEVHDDFRQCPGAFEGVMKAAELFRKHGQKFLINSSFTKRNQTDIAATFKVAKSIGATAWYMFMIVPTGRGEDIMSELISKEDYEEILDWHYHQEKNEDDILMRPTCAPHYYRIVPQKAKAEGEKFERRSLTFSTGGGKGCIAAQTICLIDCFGNLKPCSYFHRTAGNVKETPFKELWENSEIFKDLRDFKAYKGKCGECEYLNVCGGCRARADAVYGDYMEEEPFCNYVPIKVQRKQKD; this is encoded by the coding sequence ATGGCCGAAGAGTTCGTACCCAAATGGATCGCCTGGGAAACCACCCAGCGCTGCAACCTCAAATGCGTGCACTGCCGCTGCTCGTCCGAGATGACTTCGTCGGAAGGTGACTTCACCACCGAGGAAGGGAAGAAGCTCTTGAAGGAAATCGCCGACTTCTCCAAGCCGGTCGTGGTACTCTCCGGCGGCGAGCCGCTGATGAGGCCGGATATCTTCGAACTGGCCGAGTACGGCACTTCGCTCGGCCTCAGGATGTGCATGGCGACCAACGGCTCGCTGGTCACCGACGAGGTCTGCGAGAAGATGAAAAAGGCCGACATCAAGATGGTGTCGCTCTCCCTGGACGGCTCCTGCGCCGAGGTCCACGACGACTTCCGCCAGTGCCCGGGCGCCTTCGAGGGCGTCATGAAGGCCGCGGAACTGTTCAGAAAGCACGGCCAGAAGTTCCTGATCAACTCCTCCTTCACCAAAAGGAACCAGACCGACATCGCCGCCACCTTCAAGGTGGCCAAGTCCATCGGCGCCACCGCGTGGTACATGTTCATGATCGTCCCGACCGGCCGCGGCGAGGACATCATGAGCGAACTGATCTCCAAGGAAGACTACGAGGAGATCCTGGACTGGCACTACCACCAGGAGAAGAACGAGGACGACATCCTCATGCGTCCCACCTGCGCGCCGCACTACTACCGCATCGTGCCGCAGAAGGCCAAGGCGGAAGGCGAGAAGTTCGAGCGCCGCTCCCTCACCTTCTCCACCGGCGGCGGCAAGGGGTGCATCGCCGCGCAGACCATCTGCCTCATCGACTGCTTCGGCAACCTGAAGCCCTGCTCCTACTTCCACCGCACCGCGGGCAACGTGAAGGAAACCCCCTTCAAGGAACTCTGGGAAAACTCCGAGATCTTCAAGGACCTGCGTGACTTCAAAGCCTACAAAGGCAAGTGTGGCGAGTGCGAGTACCTGAACGTCTGCGGCGGCTGCCGCGCCCGCGCCGATGCGGTGTACGGCGACTACATGGAAGAGGAACCGTTCTGCAACTACGTGCCCATCAAGGTGCAGAGAAAGCAGAAGGACTAA
- the hemE gene encoding uroporphyrinogen decarboxylase, whose protein sequence is MNTRFLDACWGKPVDRVPVWLMRQAGRYLPDYMRVRSKCTFLELCKTPELAAEVTIQPVDILGVDAAILFSDILTPIEPMGMELDFTPGPVFTKPIRTMADVEALKIPKMETDVPYVLDAVKLLRKELAAKVPLIGFGGAPFTLACYMVEGKGSKDFAALKKMMYAEPEIYAALMDKITTMDMEYLNAQIAAGAQAIQIFDTWGGMLSPSDYERYVLPYTQRLINGLNRTNVPVIHFVKGAGTMLEIVKQAGGDVMGLDWHVNLGKARDILGDMAVQGNLDPTVLFAPKEIIEREVKRVLDENAGRPGLIFNLGHGILPTVPPENAIFMVDCVHRLTQK, encoded by the coding sequence ATGAATACTCGATTTTTAGACGCTTGTTGGGGTAAGCCGGTTGACCGAGTGCCCGTATGGCTTATGCGCCAGGCTGGCCGCTATCTCCCCGACTACATGCGCGTCCGCTCCAAATGCACCTTCCTGGAACTGTGCAAGACCCCGGAACTCGCCGCTGAAGTGACCATTCAGCCGGTGGACATCCTGGGCGTCGATGCCGCGATCCTCTTCTCCGACATCCTCACCCCGATCGAGCCGATGGGCATGGAACTGGACTTCACCCCGGGCCCGGTCTTCACCAAGCCGATCCGCACCATGGCCGACGTCGAGGCGCTCAAGATCCCGAAGATGGAGACCGACGTCCCCTACGTGCTGGACGCCGTCAAACTGCTCCGCAAAGAACTCGCTGCCAAGGTGCCCCTGATCGGCTTCGGCGGTGCGCCGTTCACCCTCGCCTGCTACATGGTCGAGGGCAAAGGCTCCAAGGATTTCGCGGCGCTCAAGAAGATGATGTACGCCGAGCCCGAGATCTACGCGGCCCTCATGGACAAGATCACCACCATGGACATGGAGTACCTGAACGCCCAGATCGCTGCCGGCGCGCAGGCCATCCAGATCTTCGACACCTGGGGCGGCATGCTCTCCCCGTCCGACTACGAGCGCTACGTACTCCCCTACACCCAGCGCCTCATCAACGGCCTGAACCGCACCAACGTCCCGGTGATCCACTTCGTCAAGGGCGCCGGCACCATGCTGGAGATCGTCAAGCAGGCCGGCGGCGACGTCATGGGCCTCGACTGGCACGTAAACCTCGGCAAGGCCCGCGACATCCTGGGCGACATGGCGGTGCAGGGCAACCTCGACCCGACCGTGCTCTTCGCTCCCAAGGAGATCATCGAGCGCGAAGTGAAGCGCGTGCTGGACGAGAACGCCGGCAGGCCGGGCCTCATCTTCAACCTGGGCCACGGCATCCTCCCCACCGTGCCGCCGGAGAACGCGATCTTCATGGTCGACTGCGTGCACCGACTGACGCAGAAATAA
- the corA gene encoding magnesium/cobalt transporter CorA, producing the protein MLRLFKIDNGLIKEMDSQREDLPNQILKADWIDAHEPDDEERDLLELLLHTDIPESDEVDEIEISARCFVDSAGIHVHPLFLSQSEGRHMTLTVACILQQNHLITIREGDLADFRLLRMRARRGHVECRSPAELLVTLLDQKVENHADTLEDIHRQLEGVSHMVLEDDKSELEDAIGKLARLEDSNGKIRLCLMDTQRDISFLLRHLRDRTDQTETLREIARDVETLMSHTTFLFDKINFLMDSTQGFINIEQNQIIKIFSIAAVVFLPPTLVASIYGMNFEIMPELKMGLGYPWALLLMLISGFAPYWYFKRKGWL; encoded by the coding sequence ATGCTTAGGCTTTTCAAGATAGACAACGGGCTCATCAAGGAGATGGATTCCCAGAGGGAAGACCTCCCGAACCAGATCCTCAAGGCCGACTGGATCGACGCGCACGAACCGGACGACGAGGAGAGGGACCTCCTTGAGTTGCTGCTGCACACCGATATCCCGGAGTCGGACGAGGTAGACGAGATCGAGATTTCGGCGCGCTGCTTCGTCGACTCGGCCGGCATCCACGTGCACCCGCTGTTCCTTTCCCAGAGCGAGGGGCGTCACATGACGCTCACCGTCGCCTGCATCCTGCAGCAAAACCACCTGATCACCATCCGCGAGGGTGACCTCGCCGATTTCCGCCTGCTGCGCATGCGCGCCCGCCGAGGCCACGTCGAGTGCCGCTCCCCTGCCGAACTCCTGGTCACCCTGCTGGACCAGAAGGTGGAAAACCACGCGGACACCCTCGAGGACATCCACCGCCAGCTCGAAGGGGTGAGCCACATGGTGCTCGAAGACGACAAGTCCGAGCTGGAGGACGCCATCGGCAAACTGGCCCGGCTGGAGGACAGCAACGGGAAGATCCGGCTCTGCCTCATGGATACGCAGAGGGACATCTCGTTTCTCTTGCGCCATCTGCGCGACCGCACCGACCAGACCGAGACGCTCAGGGAGATCGCCCGAGACGTCGAGACCCTGATGTCGCACACCACCTTCCTGTTCGATAAGATCAACTTCCTGATGGATTCGACCCAGGGCTTCATCAACATCGAGCAGAACCAGATCATCAAGATCTTTTCCATTGCCGCGGTCGTGTTCCTCCCCCCTACCCTGGTGGCCAGCATCTACGGGATGAACTTCGAGATCATGCCCGAACTCAAGATGGGGCTTGGTTATCCCTGGGCTTTGCTGCTGATGCTAATCTCGGGATTCGCACCGTACTGGTACTTCAAGCGCAAGGGATGGCTGTAA
- a CDS encoding OmpP1/FadL family transporter — protein MAKKAVLAAAAALVLSFTSPEAWATNGDTLIGVAPASRAMGGAGVAAPQDAISAIFANPAAVCMGPYCPGSEFVFASTVYNPSVKAIVSVGPSTTTAKSDMRPFVIPAVGMITPVSDRLRFGLGMFGITGMGVDYRNKGIDLNPLSPGGEGDIYTQLQILKFAPNVAFLVTPDFSIGTSMHLLYGSLDLGQGTAHNYGFGEQFGALYRIGSVSLGASYTTPEKISHQNVTDFGIGLQKRELDMESPRTASAGVAWRPTDEVLIEADLKWLNWADAEGYREFDWSNQWVYAVGMQYKDPDGITLRLGYNYGKSPVRLHKGFDAQGMTNVQGNTIPTLSYEYLRMIGFPAVAEHHFTFGVGYQFSSRFEAHLGGMCALDNSISETDASGTFTFGSKVRETSYDLGLIWHFM, from the coding sequence ATGGCGAAGAAAGCGGTTCTGGCAGCGGCGGCAGCACTGGTACTTTCCTTTACCTCACCCGAAGCCTGGGCAACCAACGGCGACACCCTCATCGGTGTGGCGCCGGCGTCCCGCGCCATGGGTGGAGCCGGCGTCGCGGCGCCTCAGGACGCGATCAGCGCCATCTTCGCCAACCCCGCCGCGGTCTGCATGGGCCCCTACTGCCCCGGCAGCGAGTTCGTCTTCGCCTCGACCGTCTACAACCCCTCCGTAAAGGCCATCGTCAGCGTCGGCCCCAGCACGACTACGGCCAAGAGTGACATGAGGCCCTTCGTCATTCCGGCGGTCGGCATGATAACGCCGGTCAGTGACCGCCTTCGCTTCGGCCTGGGCATGTTCGGCATCACCGGCATGGGGGTCGATTACCGCAACAAGGGGATCGACCTCAACCCGCTGAGCCCGGGCGGCGAAGGTGATATCTACACCCAGTTGCAGATCCTCAAATTCGCCCCCAACGTCGCCTTCCTGGTAACCCCGGACTTCTCCATCGGCACTTCGATGCACCTGCTCTACGGTTCCCTCGACCTCGGCCAGGGGACCGCGCACAACTATGGTTTCGGCGAGCAGTTCGGCGCTCTCTATCGCATCGGTTCCGTGTCTCTTGGCGCGAGCTACACCACCCCCGAGAAGATCTCGCACCAGAACGTCACGGACTTCGGCATCGGGCTGCAGAAGCGGGAGCTTGACATGGAGTCGCCGAGGACCGCCTCGGCCGGCGTAGCCTGGCGCCCCACCGACGAGGTTCTCATAGAAGCGGACCTTAAGTGGCTGAACTGGGCCGACGCCGAGGGGTACAGGGAGTTCGACTGGAGCAACCAGTGGGTCTACGCCGTGGGGATGCAGTACAAGGACCCCGACGGCATCACCCTGCGACTGGGCTACAACTACGGCAAGAGCCCGGTCCGGCTGCACAAAGGTTTCGATGCCCAAGGGATGACCAACGTGCAGGGGAACACGATCCCCACGCTTTCCTACGAATACCTGCGCATGATCGGCTTCCCCGCCGTCGCCGAGCACCATTTCACATTCGGGGTCGGCTACCAGTTCTCCAGCAGGTTCGAGGCCCATCTCGGCGGGATGTGCGCCCTCGACAACAGCATCAGCGAGACCGACGCCAGCGGCACCTTCACCTTCGGGTCCAAGGTGCGCGAAACCTCCTACGACCTGGGCCTCATCTGGCACTTCATGTAA